A genome region from Vulpes lagopus strain Blue_001 chromosome 7, ASM1834538v1, whole genome shotgun sequence includes the following:
- the LOC121495863 gene encoding cyclin-dependent kinase inhibitor 2A-like isoform X4, protein MEPSADWLASAAARGRADEVRALLAAGAPPDAPNRLGRSPLQVMMMGSTRVAQLLLLHGADPNCADPATLTRPVHDAAREGFLDTLVVLHRAGARLDVRDAWGRLPVDLAEERGHGAVAAYLRAAAGGTESGSHARTEGAEGHADSPDFKNH, encoded by the exons ATGGAGCCCTCCGCCGACTGGCTGGCCTCGGCGGCTGCCCGGGGCCGCGCGGACGAGGTGCGGGCGCTGCTCGCGGCGGGGGCGCCGCCCGACGCGCCGAACCGCCTGGGTCGGAGCCCGCTTCAG GTCATGATGATGGGCAGCACCCGCGTGGCCCAGCTGCTGCTCCTCCACGGCGCCGACCCCAACTGTGCCGACCCCGCCACCCTCACCCGCCCTGTGCACGACGCGGCCCGGGAGGGCTTCCTGGACACGCTGGTGGTGCTGCACCGAGCCGGGGCGCGGCTGGACGTGCGCGATGCCTGGGGCCGCCTGCCCGTGGACCTGGCTGAGGAGCGGGGCCACGGCGCTGTCGCTGCGTACCTGCGCGCAGCCGCGGGGGGCACCGAAAGTGGTAGCCACGCCCGTACCGAAGGTGCGGAAGGTCACGCAG ACAGCCCGGACTTCAAGAATCATTGA
- the LOC121495863 gene encoding cyclin-dependent kinase inhibitor 2A-like isoform X6: MMMGSTRVAQLLLLHGADPNCADPATLTRPVHDAAREGFLDTLVVLHRAGARLDVRDAWGRLPVDLAEERGHGAVAAYLRAAAGGTESGSHARTEGAEGHAARTSRIIEL; the protein is encoded by the exons ATGATGATGGGCAGCACCCGCGTGGCCCAGCTGCTGCTCCTCCACGGCGCCGACCCCAACTGTGCCGACCCCGCCACCCTCACCCGCCCTGTGCACGACGCGGCCCGGGAGGGCTTCCTGGACACGCTGGTGGTGCTGCACCGAGCCGGGGCGCGGCTGGACGTGCGCGATGCCTGGGGCCGCCTGCCCGTGGACCTGGCTGAGGAGCGGGGCCACGGCGCTGTCGCTGCGTACCTGCGCGCAGCCGCGGGGGGCACCGAAAGTGGTAGCCACGCCCGTACCGAAGGTGCGGAAGGTCACGCAG CCCGGACTTCAAGAATCATTGAGCTCTAA